CTGATGTTCTGCAAAAACGCTATCTAAGGCAACACTATCTCGAATATCACCCTGAATAAAGGTCAGTTTTTTTCCGGTTAGTGATTCAACTCGATTTAAAGACTCTTGAGCGCTGTTTGATAGATTGTCATAGACGACAACATCATATCCAGCGTTTAATAATTCTAGACACGTATGTGAACCGATATACCCGGCGCCACCTGTCACTAAAATATTAGCCATCCAATTTTCCTAATAAAACTTTAATTAAACCTTGTGTAGACGCATCCAAATCTGAAATATTTTGCTGACTGCCATTTAAGATAGGAAGAATTTGATTGGCAATTTCTTTGCCTTTTTCAACGCCCCACTGATCAAATGGATTAATATTCCACAAAACAGACTGTACAAAGACTTTGTGTTCATACATCGCGATCAGCATGCCTAAACTATAGGGATTCAGCTCTTGCATCAAAATAGTGGTACTCGGCTGATTACCTTCATACTGCTTATATTTAGGTAAGCTCTCAACCTCATTCGGATCTAGAGCTTGATTACCAAAAGCGAGAAGTCTTGATTGCGCGAGACAATTGGAGAGTGCTAAATGATGCTGTTCAATTAGAGCATCGGCATTCTCGACATAGGTAAATTGCTTGGCATTATAGCGGTGAATCGGTGCAATAAAATCGCTACTGACTGACTGCGTGCCTTGATGAAGCAGTTGATAAAAGGCATGCTGTGCATTCGGTCCAATTTCGCCCCAAATAATCGGACAAGTATCCCAATTGACTTTTTCACCAGTGCGTTGAATGGATTTACCATTCGATTCCATTTCGAGCTGTTGCAAATACGGTGCAAAGTATTTCAGACGTCCATCATACGGCAACACAGCATGGGTTTGAATATCCAGAAAATTATTATTCCATGCACTTAATAGTCCCATGAGAACAGGGATATTTTGGTGAAATGGTGCCTGTTTAAAATGTTGGTCAATCTGATGAGCACCAGCCAATAACTGTCTAAAGCCATCCATACCTATACTTAAGGCAATTGGCAAACCGATACACGACCAGAGTGAATAACGTCCACCCACCCAATCCCAAAGCAAAAATTGATTTTCACCAGCAATGCCCCACTCTGTCATTTTCTCAGGTTTGGTCGATACTCCGATAAAATGGTGTTTCAATAATTGTGGATGTTGATTGAGTCGTTTCTCCAACCATAATCGAGCAGTTTGTGCATTGGATAAAGTATCAATCGTCCCGAAAGACTTAGAAGAAATAATAAATAATGTGGTTTCTGGACGAAGCCTATGCAACAACTCTGAGAGCTGACTGCCATCAATGGTCGATACAAAATGGACATTGAGGGGTTTTTCAGTCTGCTTTTTAAAATCAGACAAAGCATGTGTGACCATCAGTGGACCGAGGTCTGATCCCCCTACGCCGATATTGACCACATCTTGAATCACTTCACCCGTTACACCGCGATATTGCCCCTGATGAATTTTATTCACCAGAGCTTCCATGCGCTCAAGTTGCTGATGCACCAATGCAGCTAAATCAGGGTAGTGTTGATCTTGCTTAGGTAAGCGCAAAGCCCAATGCATCGCAGCACGGTCTTCAGTGTAATTCAAATGCTTTTGGGAAAAAAGCTGATGAATCCAAGGCTTCAAATCCTGTGCATATGCCCAACGAATCAAATGAGACAAAATCTCTGGATTGATACGATGTTTACTGTAATCAAAAATAATCGGATCTAAATGGATTGAACACGCTTCAAAACGCGATGCTGATTCCTGAAAAAATTCATTCAGATGTTTATGTTGATATTGATCTACCAGTTGTTTTAATTGATCAATCACAGCTGCGACATCTTCAACTGGATAGGGCTGAGCTGAATCTATCATTAGCGTCCTACTCCCATATACGCAAAGCCTTGAGATTTCACATATTGAGGATCATACATATTACGACCATCTAAAATCAGTGGATGCGCCATAGTTTGAACTAAAGTCTTGTAATTTGGACTGGCATATTGCTTCCACGCCGTCAGTACACATAGAGCGTGGGCATCTTTTACAGCATCCTCTTGATCAAGACAATAAATCAAATCATCGCGATGCCCGTAAATTTTCTCAATTTCAGGAAGCGCATGAGGATCGTGTAATTTCACTGTAACACCTTGCGCCCACAATGCTTTTAACATGATATGAATGGGAGAATGCTGAATCCGAGCCGTATTTTCTTTAAAAGATGCCCCCCAAATGGCTACGGTTTTACCCTTTAAGTTCCCATGGTAATAATTCCACAGCTTTCTAAACATCAATTCTTTTTGTTGCTCATTGATTTCCCAGACTTGGGACAACAATTGGCTCTTGACCCCTGTATCCGATACGGCATTGGATAAGGTTAAAATATCGTGTGAGAAATTTTCCCCACCAAAGCCAGCGCCTGGATATAAATAAGCACTGCCAATCCGTGAATCTGCTGCCATGCCTTGACGCACATACTCAATATCTATGCCAAGTTTTTCTGCCACGACAGCTAAGTCGTTAATATAGCTAATACGGGTCGCCAACATCCCAGAAATACTAAGTTTGGTAAACTCCGCATCCAAAATCGGCATAAATAAATATTGTTGTTGTCGTGGGAACAGTGGACGGAGCAATTCTCGAATCTGCTTTTCTGCATCATCCTGATCACAACCTACGATCAATTGATCTGCCTGAAGGACGCTTTGTAAGGCATTGCCTTCCTGAATGATATCGGGCAAATAGATCCAGCGATCTTCAGGCAAATAAGCTTGGAGTTTGGCTGTGCCATTTAAACCCAATGTGGATGCATTGATCATTAACTTTGGATGAATAATCGGTCTTAAACTGATTTCCTTTAAAATTTCAATGCCCATTTTTTCATCCGTGGCATTAAAACTAAAAAGATAAGCATCCATGTCATGATCAATGTCATTCAGATGGCAATATTTTAAAAACCCATTTTTATGCTGTTTTTCAAGCAAATGCTGAATCGCTTCATCCTGTGCATATGCATGTTCAATGCTCTGTTTTTTGAGATACTCGCACCAATAGACCTGATGCCCATACTCCGCCAACAATGCCGATAACACACCGGAATACAGGGTTCTTCCAAATATTGCAATCTTCATGATGCCGATACCCTATACATTCAACTCTTGAATCAATGATTTAAACTCTGCACCCAGTGTTGGATGGTCTAAACCATAATGCAATACGGCTTTCAAATAACCAATTTTACTACCACAGTCAAAGGTTTGACCTTTCATCCGATACGCTTCTACCGCTTCAGTTTGCTGTAACATTGCAATTGCATCGGTCAACTGAATCTCATTACCTGCACCACGTGGGGTGTTTTCAAGCAATTGCATAATCTGCGCAGGAAGCACATAACGACCAACAACTGACAGATTTGAGGGTGCATTGCCAACTGCAGGCTTTTCAACAATGCCTTGCATCACGATACTTTGACCTTCTACAGGCGACTCAGCAACATCTACAATACCGTATTGATCAACCATATGATCTGGAACAGCTTCTACCATAATTTGTGATGATTTTGATGCTTCAAAGCGTTTAATCATCAGACTCAAATCATTTTCTGTATCTGAATCTTTCACCAATACATCAGGCAACAACACAGCAAAAGGCTCATTACCCACAATGTTTTTTGCGCAGAGGACCGCGTGCCCTAAACCTAAAGGTTGAGGTTGACGTACACTCACAATACTAATATGTGCTGGCAGAATATCGGTAATTACTTTAAGTAGATCGAATTTTTTCTTTTGCTCAAGTGTCGTTTCAAGCTCAAAATTACGATCGAAATAATTTTCAATTGAGGCTTTAGATGAATGGGTCACTAAAATAATTTGTTCGATTCCCGCAGCAATCGCTTCTTTGACCACATATTCAATAGCAGGGCGGTCAACAACAGTGACCATTTCCTTTGGAATAGATTTACTAGCAGGTAAAAAACGCGTGCCTAGACCCGCAACTGGAAGAATGGCTTTTTTGATCATAAGAATGCGTAAAAATTATATGGATTAAAATGAGTAATATTATCTGATTTCATCTGAGCTTTGTTGTGGATTATTACCTTTGAACAATGAAGGTCCTACATGTCCTGGTGCATTAATCCCTTCTTTTTTTGTCATAACTAAGACTGTCTTTAACATAATTTTAAAATCAACGATCAAAGAGTGGTGATCGACATACCAAACATCACATTTAAAGCGTTCTTCATAGTCTAATTCATTACGACCACTGACCTGTGCTAATCCGGTCATCCCTGGGCGAACTTCTAAACGACGTGCCTGTTCAGGAGAGTACAATTCCATAAACTCCTTCAACATTGGTCGAGGACCTACAACACTCATATCACCTTTTAGTACGTTAACCAGTTGAGGCATTTCATCCAAACTGGTCGAACGCAACTTTTGCCCGAATGGCGTAATACGTTGGTCATCTGGTAGTGGGTTACCTTTTGCGTCAAAAGCATCTTTCATAGAACGAAACTTTATCATTTTAAATAACTTACCATTCTTTCCAGGTCGTTCTTGTAGAAAAAATATCGGTGATCCTAAGTTTTTACGTACTTTCAGTGCCACAATTAAGAACACCGGTGAAAGTAGTATAAGAGCAATCAACGATATGAAAATATCAACTAATCTCTTCATTTTCTGATACTAATCCAATAATTTTTAGAAGCTTTCTATTAATTTTTTCAGCATCAAACCGCTCTTGGGCAATTTTGAAGCTTTGTAATCCCATCTCATTAATCTTTTTGGGATGCTCAATAAAATAACACATTTTTTGAGCTAAGGCTTGAGGATTCCACTTAGGTATTAAGAAGCCATTTAAACCGTCAACCACTGTTTCACGACATCCGGGTACATCTGTCGTGATTACAGGACGTCCAATTGCCATAGCTTCTTGCGTACTTCTTGGAACCCCTTCTCTATAAGATGGCAGAACAAATACACTAGAATCAGTTATCCAATCTTTTATATTTGTTACATAACCTGGGTATTCAAATAGTTTTTCGTGTACTAACTCATTTAATTGTTGTTGCTTTAAAGCGCCTAGATTTTCCTTATCGATTTCGCCTAAAACAGTAAAATGTGCTTGAGGATATTGTGCTTTAACCAAACGCATTGCTTCAATGAGCTCATAAATTCCTTTCTCTTTTAATAGTCTTCCGATGAATAAAAATTTCACTGGATGTGTAGGCGCAGTTGAATAGGGATAATCTTTTAAACTTAAACCCGTGGCACCTAAGTTTTCGACGTCTTTGGCTTTTATTCGATACTTATTGATTAAATCTTGTGGGTCATCTGGATTTAGAAAAATAATTTTATCTAAACATGGAAAAGCCAAACGGTAGAGTAATACTTGAATGTTACGAATAATTTTAGTTTTAAAACTTTGCCCGTCAGGTTGTTCTGTAAAGGTATAGCCTAGTCCTTCCAACATACCGATCACTTGGGGCACTTTTGCAAGTTTTGCTGCAATACTGCCGTAGATCACAGGCTTCGAAGAATATGAAAAAACTAAATCTGGTTTGATTATTCTAATTTTTTCGACCAACTCCCTTACGGATTGAATATCTTCCAAAGGATTTAGTCCACCTCGACTTAAGTGATAAGTCACGACTTCAGCTCCTAATGATTGTATCCTAGCAATCCATTGGTCATTATATTCAGAAACAAAAGCATGCACTTGAATATTATTTTTTTGACATGAAGTAATTAAATCTTTTCTAAATAAAAATAAATTTGAAGCGGTTGTTCCGATGATAATAATTTTTTTATGACTCATATATTTCTATCCATTTTTTTACAATAACGTTTAAGTCAAAATTATTTATTACATAGTTAAGAGCGATTTGATTATTTTTGATCTTTTCATCTTTAGACAACGCTAGAGCATTAAGTAGTGCCTGAGATAAAGCTCGGCTATTTTTAGGAGGAACTAAAATACCTGTGCCTCCCATCACTTCTTTTACGCCCCCACAATCGGTTGCAACAACAAAGGTTTCACAGGCCATCGCTTCAGCAACCACTAAACCGAAGCCTTCAAATGAGGAGGAAAGGACAAAAAGATCTGCAATTGACATTAATTCGTGAATATCATCACGACGACCAAGTAGTTTGATATTGGCATTTAGCTTGTATTCACTAATTAATGATTCAATTTGTGGTCTTTGGTGACCTTCACCCGCAATCAATAACATAGGCTGTGCATCATGTTGAAACTGAATAAGCATATCTTTAAATGCAGAAATTAAATTTGGATAATCTTTAGCTTCATCAAGACGACCAACGGCCAATATAATTTTGCATTGGCTATAAGAGGGAAATTTATTCTCTTTTAGTTTTTTTATATTATGATTTTTTTGAAATCTTCCTAAATCTATACCATTATAGATTTTATGAATACCCCCCATAGGTACCGCGCCTAATCGTTCAAAGCTTTCACAGGCAGATTGGCTCACATTCGTCGTAAGATCGGCTAATGAATGCGTAATTCCATATGCCATCATTCTTAATTTTCCACCCTCATTATTGCTATGGGCTGTACAAATAAGCTTTGGTATAGAAAGAAATTTTCTAGTTAGTCGAGCAAATATATTTGCATGGACCATATGTGCATGAACGACATCAGGGTGATAAGTTGTAATAAGAGCTTTATATTTTTGATATGTGTCAAATAGATGAGAGAGTGTGTCTAAACCTAACCCGACTAATTCTATAGTTTTAGATGTAGGTCTAACGACAACCTGACCTTTCAAATATGCAATTTTAACTTCATGACCTAAATCAGTCATTCGATCTGCCAAGTCAACTACAACTTTTTCAGCACCACCACCGCCTAAACCAGTAATTAAATATAATATTTTCATGGTACAATATTCATTCTTATGTATTTAAATAAATGATGAAAATCAGTATTCATACTCATTCCCGACATTACCCCCTGAACATCCAAACAAAAAAATAAAATTAATAAAAAAAATATTAATATATTATTAGCCATGTTAAATTTTGAACACAATACAAAAATTATTGGAAGTATAAAAGTACTCATTAATCTACCAGCAGCAGGATTAATAAAATATAAACCTAAAAATAACGACAATCCTAATATTGAAAATTGGTAAATATTATTATTTTTTTCTTCTTTAATAAAAAACAAAAAGTAAATTAATATAATTAAAAAACATAGAAATGCTCCACCCCCAACACTTACAGCTGATAGAATATGATCTTCACTAGCTTGCCTAATACCTAAATAACCCCCAATTAATTTTATAAAGAGACCTAAAAAAGCAGAAGTCAGAAAAATAATTAATGATTTTATTTTCAAAGAATAAATAGGAATCGTATAGTATAAAATTAATAAAAAAGTTATTAAAAAGAATGATGAGTGGATAAACGAGCAAAAAAATGAAACCAAAATTATGTTCTTTTTATTATCGGTATAAGTCAAAAAAAATAAAAGGATAATAGTAGAAATAGATTGCCTTAAAACAACCAATTGTGAGTGAAATGCATAATGACAAAATAATATTAGAAACATACCCATTATAAAATTAAAAACATTCTTAGAATGCTTAAATAATAAAATTAAAGTACCCAATAAGCAAAAAAATAAAAAAATAAAAACAATATTGGAAGAAGATATAAAATTACTTAAAAAAATATTTAATTTTAGAAAAATAGGTTCATTTGCATATACAGTCATTCCACCATATGCATCATATAAATCTTGAGATTTCTCTGCATAGATTATATAAACATCCCTATCTCTAAAGAAACTATGAGGTATATTCATAAAAACATATAAATACAGGAATAATAAAACACAAAAAGTCATATAAAATATGACCTTATGAACTTGATTTTTAGTCAATTCCTTCTCCTAATAGATTTACCCATATATTAGAAATTTTATTTAAATTAAATTTAGATGAATTACTAAAAGATATTTCAACCATTTTTTGATAGTTACCATTAATCATCACTTTTATTTTTTCTGCAAAATCTTTAATATTTAATGGTTCGACTAAAAGCCCATTACTTCCATGATCTAAAATCTCACTAGGTCCCGTATCACAATCAAATGCAACTATTGGTAATCCATAACTTTGAGCTTCAAGTAATACCATTGGTAATCCCTCAAATCTTGAACTCATACAGAAAAAAGAAGCTTTTCGATAAAATTCATCCATATTTTTTTGTTGTCCAAGAAACAGAAAACTATCTGAAACTTTATATTCAATAGTTAACTCTTTTAGTTTTAATTCATCTTCACCACTACCAACTAATATAATCTTCCAGCCTGGTAATTCATGTGCAATTTGACTCCATGCTTCCACTAATAAATCAAATCCTTTTTGATACGTTAATCGTCCTACACATAAAATAGTTTTACTTTCTAATGATGGCTGATTATCCTGCAAACTATAAGGACTCGGATTTGGAATAGCGATCACTTTATTCTTTGTTTTTAGATTAAATTTTTCATCCCAAAAATTTTTATCTCTTTCCGTAAGTGTCACAATCTTGTCACACCAATGTGCAGCCATCCAACGTCCCAAATCCCTAAATTTAGAACCTAAATTAACCTTTAGATTAAAGTGTTCCCAACAAATATGTTGGATATTTAGCCCTATAGTTGCGGGTACAGTAAACACGCAACTAATACTATCTGCGACGATCAACGTATTAATTTTATTGCTTAACAAATATGCTCTAATCCTTTTTACACATTGGATAAAGTTTTTTCTCATCGATACATTAAAAGTGAATAAAGCACTTGTTTTTATTTGATGATTTAGTTCAAAGAAAGGGTTGTCACCATGACTTAAAGATAAAATATGAACTTTTGTCTCTTCTGAAACCAAGTTATTCGCAATTAGCGATGTTACTCTTTCCGTTCCACCAGAATGATTAATATCTCCAATTAAAAAACAAATATTTTTCATTTTAAATACCAAATTTAATTAATTTTGAAAAATAAGAAAGTAATGCATAAGTTAAATTGGTGTCCTTAATTCTAGTTCTTAAATTTACTTTCAAATAATCAGAGCATTGCCCATACCTAATAATGGTTTTTATAAGTGCAACAAAGTTTTTTAAAAAAATATTCCAAGGAATTAACTTAAGCATTACAGATCTAGAGACATAATGACCTTGTGCATTTTTTAAGATACTACTTTTACTTAAGCGATTTTCTGTATCATTATCAAAAAACAAACGTAATGGCTCTGGGATATAAGCAAATTTATAATCATCTGCTGAAACTTTGACATAAAACCAAATTTCTGGAATAAACTTAATCGACGGATTAACAGGATATAAATATTTTTTTAACAATTCTATTTTAAAAACATCAATTCTTTCACCAAAATTTCTACGATCCGAAAATTCCTCAAAATAGGATTGAATAAGAATTTCATCTGATATTTTACGACCATCAAATGTATTTTTTACATTTGAATAAGCTAAAAATCTTAAACCTATAATTTCTTTATCTTCCAATAAATATAGGTATTTATTAAAAATATTTTCTATATTATCTGCCTTTGCTAGTGCATCATCGGAATCAACACCACAGAAAAATTTTCCTTTTGCATTCATTACCGCATTGTTCCAAGCAGCTTGCTTTCCAGCATTTTCTTGTTTGATATATCGGATAGAGATAATATTATCTTTAATAAATTGATCGACAATTTCTTCAGTATTGTCGATAGATCCATCATCTATAATTAGCCATTCAAAATTTTTGAGTGTTTGAATTTTTAAGCTGCCATATAGTCTTTGCAACGTATTTGCACGATTATAGGTTGGCGTAAATATCGTTAATTCAACTTTATTCATGACTTATTAGCACCAATAATTTCATATATTACATTTTTTAATTTAGCGGGTTTAAATGAAAAATTTATTAAAAGTGAAATAAATTCAACAATCACCAACGACAATGCAGCACCTACGATGCTTATTTTTATAATTAAAACAAAAGAGATGAAGATATTTAACACCAACATAGAAATCGACTTAATGGCTAGAAATCGATAACCATTAAATTTAATAATAATTCTAGAAAAATAAAAATTTAAAACCCAAAGCAACTGAAAAAATATAAGAATATCGAATATTACAATCGAATTATAGTAACCAACCCCATATAACCATGTAATAAAATAGGATGAAGAGAAATAAAGGATACAGATAATTACCGATGATAATAAAAAAATATTCAGTAAAATTTTTGAAGCCATAGAGCAATATTCTAAATATTGATTGTTATTTATTTTATATATAGATGTCATATAGCTCATAATAAGTGTTGTTGGAACAATACACCATGCACCAGCCAAAATAAAAGCGACTGAAAATATACCAACACTCTTAGTATTTTCTAAATATCCTAATAAAAAATTTGAAATCTGCCCATTTACACTAGTAGTAATAATCGACAACATTAGAGGAAAACCAACACCCAAAAAATATGGGATATATTTTTTTACTTTTGAATTCTTTTCTACATTTATTTTATTTTTTTCTTTAAATTTCTTCCTATAGACAATAAGTTTTATTAAAAAAGGTATAAAAGTCATTAATACTATTGGAATTGTTAGATATATATAATCTAGCTGCTCAAAAACAATTATAAATCTCAAAAGTAATGAAGCCAAGAGACCAATTACATTTGAAACCACGTTAATTTTAGAGAGTAAAGCACCTTCATAAAATGCATTCAACAAATCAATAGAGTTGAAATAGTAAGCTATACATGTTGCCAATATAAAATAAAAGCCTGTGTATGATGCAAAAAAATAGGATAAAATTAAAACAAAAAAAGATAGAGAAATATAAACCAATGAAATTAATTGATTGGCTTTAATCAAAAATATCGAATGAAAGGGCTTACTTTGACTAACATACTTAAAATATATTTGATCTAAGCCAAACTGTGAAAGTGTTTTTAAAACAATAAAAATAGATGCCGCTAAAGAAATCTCACCATAAATCGAAGGCCCGGTATACTTTGCCACTGCAGAAATAATAAAAATTAGTCCAAAAATTGAAATTGATTTTTCTACTAGCATCCATAGTGAATTTCTAATTCTTGGATCTTTTTTGATCTTATTTAACATCATGTTCATGAATAATGTTTTCGACCTATTTTACATTTTTTAGTGAGTATTCGTAAAAATTAAAACCATGATTATTAATAATATTTTAAAAATCAGTCAAATATAGCAAAAATTGTTATAACTTACAGCTAATTATTACTATAAAAATTATATGATTTTTAACCTTTTAATTCAATAATTTAATTTTAACCAAAGCTTTTATCTGAATAACTATGATATCTAGATAACTTTTCTATTCAGCGCTACAGCATTTCGATCTTTATCATTCGTTTTAATCCTTTCAATTTCATGCAAGGGCCATTGTATATTTAATGTCTCATCATTCCAAGCAATTGTCATTTCACTGGCTTGATGGTAGTAGTTGGTGGTTTTATATAAAAACTGTGTTTGATCTTCGAGTGCGATAAAGCCATGAGCAAACCCTTCAGGAATCCAAAACTGTTTATGATTTTCGCCTGAAAGCTCTAAACCGAACCATTGACCATAAGTATCTGAACCTTCACGAATATCAACAGCTACATCCCATGCACGACCTTGAACAACGCGGACCAATTTTCCTTGCGCATAAGGGGCTTTCTGATAATGAAGCCCTCGGAGAACACCTTTATCAGAAAAAGAATGATTGTCTTGAACAAACTGAGGAGCCTTTAAACCACGTTCCATCAGAATCTGTTCAAATTTTTGTTGATTAAAACTTTCAGTAAACCAACCGCGTTCATCGCGGAATACTTTCGGTTCAATGATCAATAAACCCGATATATGTGTTTCAGTCACTTTCATCATCTAAGTATTCTTATTAGGTTATTTATTTGGATCTATTGTTCTTCACACAACTTCAAAAGATATTGACCATAACTGGTTTTTTTAAAATATTCCCCACGTTGTTTTAACTGTTTTTTATTGATCCAACCGTTGTTAAATGCAATTTCTTCAAGACTTGCAACTTTTAAGCCTTGGCGATTTTCTAAGGTTTGCACGAAATGACTGGCTTCTAACAAAGACTCATGCGTACCTGTGTCTAACCAAGCAAAGCCACGACCAAGCACTTCAACATGAAGTTGATCGTTATTTAAATATGCATTATTCACATCGGTAATTTCGAGCTCACCACGCTTTGAGGGAAGAATACTTTTCGCAATTTCAACGACTTTATTGTCATAAAAGTACAAGCCTGTCACCGCATAGTTTGACTTGGGTTTTTTAGGTTTTTCTTCAATACTCTGTGCCTTTCCATCAGCATCAAAATCTACAACACCAAAACGTTCAGGATCAGTGACATAATAACCAAATACCGTTGCCCCTTGTTGTTGTGCTGTGGCACGTTTTAATTGATCATCAAAGTGCTGACCATAGAAGATATTGTCACCTAAAATTAAGCAGACATTGTCATGTCCAATGAACTCTTCACCAATGATAAAAGCTTGCGCTAGGCCATCTGGAGAAGGTTGCACTTTATAAGACAGTTCAATCCCTAATTGTTCTCCTGTGCCCAATAATTTTTCAAAATTGGGTAAATCTTCAGGCGTTGTAATAATTAAAATTTCGCGAATCCCTGCCAACATCAATACTGAAAGCGGATAATAGATCATTGGCTTGTCATAGATCGGCAGTAATTGTTTTGAGGTGCCCATCGTAATTGGGTATAAACGTGTACCTGAACCACCCGCAAGAATAATCCCTTTACGCTGAGTCATTTGTTTCATTATATAAAATCTCTTCTAATACTTGTTCTACACCTACTTGCCAATGTGGCAGATGGATATCAAATGTGTGTTGTAACTTTGTGGTATTTAATCTTGAGTTCAAAGGTCGTTTAGCAGGTGTAGGGTATTGTTTTGTAATCATTGGATTCACTCTTTCTAAAGTGAGCACTTTGCCTTTTTTTCTAGCTTGATCAAACATAAAATTGGCGTAGTCATACCAAGAGGTCTCACCTAACGCAGCAAGGTGATAATGACCTATAAGTGTATGACGCTCATGTTTAGGTTTGAGCAAATAATATCTCAAGACTTGAGCTGTAACATCTGCGATTAAAGCAGCTCCTGT
The sequence above is drawn from the Acinetobacter lanii genome and encodes:
- a CDS encoding EpsG family protein, encoding MTKNQVHKVIFYMTFCVLLFLYLYVFMNIPHSFFRDRDVYIIYAEKSQDLYDAYGGMTVYANEPIFLKLNIFLSNFISSSNIVFIFLFFCLLGTLILLFKHSKNVFNFIMGMFLILFCHYAFHSQLVVLRQSISTIILLFFLTYTDNKKNIILVSFFCSFIHSSFFLITFLLILYYTIPIYSLKIKSLIIFLTSAFLGLFIKLIGGYLGIRQASEDHILSAVSVGGGAFLCFLIILIYFLFFIKEEKNNNIYQFSILGLSLFLGLYFINPAAGRLMSTFILPIIFVLCSKFNMANNILIFFLLILFFCLDVQGVMSGMSMNTDFHHLFKYIRMNIVP
- a CDS encoding glycosyltransferase family 4 protein, coding for MKNICFLIGDINHSGGTERVTSLIANNLVSEETKVHILSLSHGDNPFFELNHQIKTSALFTFNVSMRKNFIQCVKRIRAYLLSNKINTLIVADSISCVFTVPATIGLNIQHICWEHFNLKVNLGSKFRDLGRWMAAHWCDKIVTLTERDKNFWDEKFNLKTKNKVIAIPNPSPYSLQDNQPSLESKTILCVGRLTYQKGFDLLVEAWSQIAHELPGWKIILVGSGEDELKLKELTIEYKVSDSFLFLGQQKNMDEFYRKASFFCMSSRFEGLPMVLLEAQSYGLPIVAFDCDTGPSEILDHGSNGLLVEPLNIKDFAEKIKVMINGNYQKMVEISFSNSSKFNLNKISNIWVNLLGEGID
- a CDS encoding glycosyltransferase family 2 protein, producing the protein MNKVELTIFTPTYNRANTLQRLYGSLKIQTLKNFEWLIIDDGSIDNTEEIVDQFIKDNIISIRYIKQENAGKQAAWNNAVMNAKGKFFCGVDSDDALAKADNIENIFNKYLYLLEDKEIIGLRFLAYSNVKNTFDGRKISDEILIQSYFEEFSDRRNFGERIDVFKIELLKKYLYPVNPSIKFIPEIWFYVKVSADDYKFAYIPEPLRLFFDNDTENRLSKSSILKNAQGHYVSRSVMLKLIPWNIFLKNFVALIKTIIRYGQCSDYLKVNLRTRIKDTNLTYALLSYFSKLIKFGI
- a CDS encoding oligosaccharide flippase family protein, encoding MNMMLNKIKKDPRIRNSLWMLVEKSISIFGLIFIISAVAKYTGPSIYGEISLAASIFIVLKTLSQFGLDQIYFKYVSQSKPFHSIFLIKANQLISLVYISLSFFVLILSYFFASYTGFYFILATCIAYYFNSIDLLNAFYEGALLSKINVVSNVIGLLASLLLRFIIVFEQLDYIYLTIPIVLMTFIPFLIKLIVYRKKFKEKNKINVEKNSKVKKYIPYFLGVGFPLMLSIITTSVNGQISNFLLGYLENTKSVGIFSVAFILAGAWCIVPTTLIMSYMTSIYKINNNQYLEYCSMASKILLNIFLLSSVIICILYFSSSYFITWLYGVGYYNSIVIFDILIFFQLLWVLNFYFSRIIIKFNGYRFLAIKSISMLVLNIFISFVLIIKISIVGAALSLVIVEFISLLINFSFKPAKLKNVIYEIIGANKS
- the rfbC gene encoding dTDP-4-dehydrorhamnose 3,5-epimerase produces the protein MKVTETHISGLLIIEPKVFRDERGWFTESFNQQKFEQILMERGLKAPQFVQDNHSFSDKGVLRGLHYQKAPYAQGKLVRVVQGRAWDVAVDIREGSDTYGQWFGLELSGENHKQFWIPEGFAHGFIALEDQTQFLYKTTNYYHQASEMTIAWNDETLNIQWPLHEIERIKTNDKDRNAVALNRKVI
- the rfbA gene encoding glucose-1-phosphate thymidylyltransferase RfbA gives rise to the protein MKQMTQRKGIILAGGSGTRLYPITMGTSKQLLPIYDKPMIYYPLSVLMLAGIREILIITTPEDLPNFEKLLGTGEQLGIELSYKVQPSPDGLAQAFIIGEEFIGHDNVCLILGDNIFYGQHFDDQLKRATAQQQGATVFGYYVTDPERFGVVDFDADGKAQSIEEKPKKPKSNYAVTGLYFYDNKVVEIAKSILPSKRGELEITDVNNAYLNNDQLHVEVLGRGFAWLDTGTHESLLEASHFVQTLENRQGLKVASLEEIAFNNGWINKKQLKQRGEYFKKTSYGQYLLKLCEEQ